In Dasypus novemcinctus isolate mDasNov1 chromosome 10, mDasNov1.1.hap2, whole genome shotgun sequence, one DNA window encodes the following:
- the LOC101410641 gene encoding olfactory receptor 5AN1-like, whose protein sequence is MTIEGNITEITHFILLGFSDFPRTLAVLFVIFLVIYLITVTWNLCLIVLIRMDSHLHTPMYFFLINLSFIDICYVTTTAPKMLISFFQKQQTITFLSCIAQYFIFSTLGLSESCLLAAMAYDRYAAICKPLLYSSIMSPSLCVRMVLGTYMAGLSGSLSQLCGLLQLHFCGPNVINHFFCDMPQLLILSCTDTFFIQVMIDILSMFFGTTNVLVILTSYAYIVNSIMKITSAKGRSKTFNTCASHLTAVSLLYTSAFFVYLSSSSSGSSSFDRFASVLYTVVIPMMNPLIYSLRNRDIKDALKRLQKRRGHC, encoded by the coding sequence ATGACTATAGAAGGAAATATCACAGAGATCACCCACTTCATCCTCTTGGGATTCTCAGACTTTCCCAGAACCTTAGCAGTGCTCTTTGTTATATTCCTGGTCATCTACCTCATAACTGTGACCTGGAACCTTTGCCTCATTGTCTTAATAAGGATGGattcccacctccacacacccatgtacttcttcctcatcAACTTGTCCTTCATAGATATCTGCTATGTTACAACCACAGCCCCAAAGATGCTCATCAGCTTCTTCCAGAAGCAGCAAACAATCACCTTTTTGAGTTGCATTGCCCAGTACTTCATCTTTTCAACTCTGGGACTGAGTGAGTCTTGTCTCCTGGCAGCCATGGCGTATGACCGATATGCTGCCATTTGTAAACCACTGCTCTATTCATCCATCATGTCACCCAGCCTCTGTGTTCGAATGGTGCTGGGAACCTACATGGCTGGACTCTCTGGTTCTTTATCCCAATTGTGTGGCTTGCTTCAACTTCACTTCTGTGGGCCCAATGTTATCAACCATTTCTTCTGTGACATGCCCCAATTGTTAATCTTGTCATGCACTGACACTTTCTTCATACAAGTCATGATAGATATATTATCAATGTTTTTCGGAACAACAAATGTTCTAGTTATCCTGACATCCTATGCTTATATTGTTAACTCGATCATGAAGATCACTTCAGCTAAAGGCAGGTCCAAGACTTTCAACACCTGTGCTTCTCACCTGACTGCTGTTTCTCTCTTGTATACATcagctttttttgtttatttgagttCCAGCTCAAGTGGTTCCTCCAGCTTTGACAGATTTGCTTCAGTTTTGTACACTGTGGTCATTCCCATGATGAATCCCTTGATTTACAGTCTGAGGAACAGGGACATCAAAGATGCTTTGAAGAGGTTGCAAAAGAGGAGAGGGCATTGCTAA